In Cystobacter fuscus DSM 2262, the genomic stretch CAGATGATGAGGCCGGGAAGCGCATACGCGAACCGCTGGATCAGATCCGCCTCGCCGTCTCGCACGAAGCCGTCGAGGAGCAGGTCCGCGGTCGCGCGGATCTCCGGTTCCATGGCGGCGATGCGCTGGGCACTCAGGGCCTTGCCGAACACGGCCCGCATCCGGGTGTGGTCCGGAGGGTCGCTCTGGACCAGCGAGACGAACCGGACATACCCCTGCTGGAGCACCTGGAGGACCTCGGGGTGCGGCTCGCTCCGGGCGTCGAGCGCTCCGGCCGACGAGAAGCGCGAGGGATCGTTCTTGACCTCCGCGATGTCCTCGTACCGGGTGACGACCCACAGCTCGAACGGGGCGCTGTAGAAGACCGGGCGCTCCCGCCGCATCCGGGCGTAGAGCGGATAGGGATCTTCAATCTGGTCGGGCGCCATCGGATTGAAGAGTTGGGCGACATCGCCCTGGGAGGGCTCGGCTCGGGAGGACATGTGGCGACGATACGTGAATCGCGCCGGTGCGGACGAGGGTGCCGGGTCCAGCTCCCCGGCCGGTCCATTCCAGCCGGGAGCCCTGCCCAGGATGTTGGCTCAGCTCTCGACGGAGACGGCTGGCTCCGCGGCCTGCCGTGCCTCATCGCAGACCAGCGACGACGCCTCGGACTGCTGGGCCTCGTCGTGGGCCACCGAGGCCGTCTCATCGGAGGACTCGGAGAGGGAGGCACCGCAGAAGCCGTAATCCCCACAAGTAGTGATGCGGCCGGCCCAACAAGTGTCCTCGCAGAAGGCCTCGTAATTACAGACGAGGTAGCACTCCGGTGGGCGGGCCGAAGCGGTGGCGGGGGCGAGAGCGAGAACGGCGGTGGCGGCCAGCAGGGACTTCAAGAGCTTGCTCATGATTCCTCCATCTGTGCGAGTGCGGCCCCGCCACGCTACGGCGCGGGCATCGGGTCTACAAGTCTTCACCCCCGCCGCGCGCCGAGCGCCATTGCCGAGCCCACGAAGGCCCGGACCGCCTTGTAGCCGCGCGGAGGGGGCAGCGCGGTGGTGCTGGCCGTGCCCAACTGGGTGATGCCCTCGGGCACGAGCCGCGCCAGGTTCCAGGTCCCGCCTCCGAACACGAAGTCGCGGCTGGAGCGCAGGGCCGCCGAGAAGAGGTTGCTCGCGAGTGGTCCCACCGTCGTGCCCACCGCGGTGGAGAACCGCTCGAACGTGGCGATGGGCTCTCCCCGCGAGAAGGTGTCCGGGTCCGCGAAGTCTCCGCACGGCTCGCGGTTGAGATACAGCGTGAAGACACCGGTTGCATCCAGCGACACCGACAGGTCCCCATTCTGGAGCGTCTGGACGCGGAAGGGCTCGGCGCGGAAGGTGAAGAAGGCGGTGGCCTCGCCCGGAGGGCCGTTGAAGAGCGGCCCGAGGCCACCGAGATGCGCGAAGTACCCCAGGTCCAGCTGCTGGCCATCCTGCGCCTCGTAGAAGCGCCCGATGGCGTACCAGACGACGCCCGCGATGGGATGAAGGTCCATGCGGCCCAGGATCGCTCGCGCCGCTCGGTCAGGGAAGCCGCGAGACCGGAACGCCGTAACGGACCTCGACCGGGGCGAAGCCCTGGCCTCCCTGGCTCGCCTTCTTCGACAGCCGGAGCACGAGGCCGAGCACGGTGAACATGAGGTGCTCGACGAACATCGGTGCCATGACCATGCGGTGCACGCGGGTCTGCATGGCCTGGATCCGCTCGGCCTCGGGGCGGCGCTCGGCCTCGATCTTCTGGAAGACCGCCTCATCGAGGGGCTGGCCCCCGCGGATCGCGTCGAGCAGGTGGTTGGCGGCGGCGAAGCTGTCGCGCAGCGCCAGGTTCAAGCCCTGCCCTCCGGAGGGAGACATGGTGTGCGCCGCGTCTCCCAGGAACAGCAGCCCGGGCACGAACCAGCGCTCCAGCCTGTCGACGATGACGCGGAGGAACTGGCTCTCGGTGCGCTCATCGAGCTTCGCCTCGACGTGGGGGCGCAACCGGGCGGGGATCGTCGGCAGCAGTTGGCGCCGCAGCTCGGGGATGTTCTTGCGCAGCCCACCGAGATCCCCAGGCGCGCTGTAGGCCACCTGGAGCCGCGAGCGCGTCGTCGGGAAGAGCACGGTCACCACGCCCTTGCCGAACATGTGGACGTCCACGCCCTCGGGGAGCGCCTGGGGCTGGTCCGAGAAGTCGAAGCGCAGCCACACCACATCCGCGGGCACCTGGGTGGACTCGACCTGGAGGCCCACGTCCTTGCGCAACCCACTGTTCCGGCCACTACAGTCCACGAAGAGCTCGCCCTCGACACGGCCCTCGGCGCCTTCATGGCGCGTCTCGAGTGCCACCACCCGCCCGTTCTCACGCACCGTCCGGAGGGCGGTGGTGCCGAAGTCGAGCCGGTAGTGCGGATGGCGGCCACACAGCTCGTGGAGGACCTGGAGGAACCCGGCCTGGGAGATCAACGACCCGCGCTCCTGGCCGCCCGGGACCATGACGCGCCGACGCTCCCCCACGAACAGCCGCCGCTCGATGTTCGGGAGCGCCACCCCGCGCTCCACGAGCAGGGGGAGCAGGCCGAGCGCCTCCAGTGGACCGAGCGCCGCGGGCTGGATGAGCTCGCCGCGGAACTCGCGCTCGAAGTCGGGGTGCCGTTCGAGCACGCGAACCGGGACGCCATTGGAGACCAGTTGATAGGCGAGCATCATGCCGGCCGGGCCCGCGCCGATGATGACCACCTGGGGATTCGGTTGCCGTGACATGCGGGGGACTGTAGCCGCCGGGGCCATCCGCCGCCGAACCGAGGCCCCGAGGATCCAATCGGCGGGTGAACCGTCAACGCCTGGGGTCATCCGGATGCCGTCCCTCCGCTTTCCAGGAACCCACCATGCGCCGACTCCTGCCCTTGCTCGCCCTGTTGCACACCGCGTGCGCGGAGAAGCCCCCACCCGGCTCCACCCCCAAACTCCAGGGGAGTCTGACCATCCACACCCACCACGCCGACCGCGCGGATTGGCGCACGCGCTACCCGAGTGTGTACGTCCTGCTCGGAGACGGAAGCCGCTTCCTCCAGCCCCTGGATGACCAGGGCACGGCCCGCTTCGAGGACCCCTCCCTCGTGGGAGCCCAGGACGTCACCGTCGTGGAGGTGCAGGGCACCGGAGGCCTGGTGCTCCACACCCTGCTCGCGGTGGACGAGCCGGAGTTGGAACTGCCCTATGGCTACAACGAACCGTTTTCGACGGCGATCGAGACGAAGCAGGCCCAGGTCACCGGCAAGGTGACGGGCGCGAGCGGGGCTGGCACCGTGAGCACCCAGGTGGTGAGCGAGGCGTTCTCCGGCCGGACTCCCACGCAAACCGCGCCCCCTGGCACCTTCAGCCTCGAGGTCTGGGGCGCCACGCCTGGCCGGCTCTCCCTCTTCGCCTCCGAGACCCGGTCCAGTGACCACGGGGTCCTGCGTGTGGGAATGAAGCGGGACGTCGCCGTGGGGGGTGGGCAGGCCGTCACCGGCCAGGACATCGCCCTCGACCACCCCGTGGACCAGACGCTCGGCGTCACGGTGACGGGCCTGGAGCCCTACGGAACCCGGGTGAATGCCTTTCTCACCTACTCCGAGGGCACCCAGGAGCTCTTCAGCACGGGGACAACGAGCACCCCCCCCTTGTCCCTGCCCGCCATCGCGCGGACGGCGCCGTTCGACACCACCCAGATGAGGGTCGGCGTGGGAGCGGGCGATGAAGATACGCTGCCCGCGGGATTCTCGGAGGCGACCCTCCGCGTGGGAGCGGCCTCCCCCGTGGCCGTCACACTCCTCGCGCCGGTGCTCCTCTCTTCACCCGTCCTGGGCACGCGGGACGCCGTGGGGACCGCTTCACGCGACGGCTTCGCCTTCCGATGGAGTGCCGACCCCACCGCCCGGTTCGTGAAGCTGGCCTTCATGAACTTCTCCCGGACCGGAGACAAGTTCATCTTCTGGGACGTGTTGGCTCCCGCGTCCACCACCTCCTTCACCCCCTTCCAGCTCCCCGAAGGGGTCGCCCCCCGCGACACGCTCGAGGCGGGCCTGTACGCCATCGAAGCCCGGTCGCTCGACTACGGGGACGGCCATGGCG encodes the following:
- a CDS encoding FAD-dependent monooxygenase, which translates into the protein MSRQPNPQVVIIGAGPAGMMLAYQLVSNGVPVRVLERHPDFEREFRGELIQPAALGPLEALGLLPLLVERGVALPNIERRLFVGERRRVMVPGGQERGSLISQAGFLQVLHELCGRHPHYRLDFGTTALRTVRENGRVVALETRHEGAEGRVEGELFVDCSGRNSGLRKDVGLQVESTQVPADVVWLRFDFSDQPQALPEGVDVHMFGKGVVTVLFPTTRSRLQVAYSAPGDLGGLRKNIPELRRQLLPTIPARLRPHVEAKLDERTESQFLRVIVDRLERWFVPGLLFLGDAAHTMSPSGGQGLNLALRDSFAAANHLLDAIRGGQPLDEAVFQKIEAERRPEAERIQAMQTRVHRMVMAPMFVEHLMFTVLGLVLRLSKKASQGGQGFAPVEVRYGVPVSRLP